The Gymnogyps californianus isolate 813 chromosome 3, ASM1813914v2, whole genome shotgun sequence genomic sequence TAGCAGCTAAAACAATGACTCATGTGGGATGAAGCAAGAGTCCCTGGAAACGGACGGCAGGTTCCCCAGCCCGGAGAAGATGGCTATCGGCAGCGAGTGGGGGACCCCGCCTGTCACCGCCCCGGACCCCCGAGCCCCAGCgcgggggtggggaagggctggggcgGGGGCCCGAGGCAGCGCACCCCCGGGGGGCTCCCCCGCGGGACCTCCGCCTGCCCGTAACAAACTTACAGGATCCGGAAAGGATTTTCCCAGCCGAGAGGGCAGCCTCTGCCCAGCCCCGTCCGCCGCCgtgctcccgctcccgctcccgctccagCTGCCGCCGGCCGCGCCCGGCTCCGCGCCCGGCTGGGCGCCCCGCTGCGCGCGCCGCTCCGCGCTGCCCCGCGCTGCCCCGCGCGCCGCTCCGCGCTGCCCCGCGCTGCCGGccggaggaggcggcggcggcggcggcggcggcggggcccggcggctGCGCCCGCCCGGCTGCGGCTCGGCGCCCGGCGGGTCCGGGCTCGGCATTAGCCGATCCCATTGACAGtttgcagccagcagctgcagtcaTTAAAAGCCATTTACACCCTGGCCTCCTCACACAAAGCTAGAGCGCCAGCAATTATCTGCTTGCACATTTCAGGACATGAGAGTGTGTCCCTAACAGGCTTAGGGGAGCGCTGAATCCCCGGCCAGGCTGGGCAAGCACCGGATCTGCTCCCCGAGGTCTGCTCTGGCTGACGACCACCGCGCCCGCCTCGGTGGCCCGCGTTGGCGAGCCGCGGGAACAGGCGCAAACATTTTAGGATGCTGGCTCCGTCCTTCCTTGCAGGAGCTTCTGACTGGCAGAGCGCCTGTGCTGGACGTCCGCGGGCGCAGGGAGGAGAGCGGGCTTCAGTAAGACCTTGATATTAGCTGATAGGCACATCAGGGTTGTGGGTTCCTTTGgctttaaagaaagcaagctgtctACGCACACAGAGTAGACGTGTATTGAAATGCCCTACAGAAGGATATTGTGGAAGAAAGATTTTcaccagaaatgcagaaaagaggaaaaagaaagaaagaaagaaagaaagaaagaaagaaagaaagaaagaaagaaaagagagaaagaaagaaagaaagaaagagagaaagagaaaagagagagaaagaaagaaagaaaagaaaagagagaaagagaaaagagagagagaaagagagaaagaaaggaaagagagaaagaaggataTATATTGAAGCTTTGAAAGGTTCATCAGGCATCCTAATAGAGGGATGCAACCTATAGGCGAACGACCAGTGTATGATCGTCTGGgagatagattaaaaaaaaaaaaaaaaaggccggTTTGGATTTTATTCTAGAAACTCATTTTAAGGTAGTTTAATTTGCAgcttgaagaaaaatggaatcAAATATTAAGAAACTCCCGCAGGaattccccccacccttccctctGTAATCCTTTACATAAAAGGGAAggattacaaagaaaaagattttgtgtgtgtgtgtattaaaaTCTTTGGCTAAACATATTGTTGTCCAATTAATACCTCCAAGTCGATTTGTAGAGGGGCTGAGAAGTCTCTTTCCCTCCTTAGCTGTACAACTGGAAATAGgagccagggagggagggagggggaaaaaaaaagttttccccaAATCTGTTAACAGAACTGTTTGAGCAGATCACTAAAAATTAAGAGGGCGAGTTATTTCCATTAGGACTATGAAGCCATGTAGCACACCGATGACAGTTTAGTGGAAATCAGATGAATGTGTAATACAGCGAGCTTCTTCCAGTCCAGCAGCTCTTCCAACTGGACCTATTCATCTGCCACTTGGAATTATTTCACGAGGAGTGCGCTGTGAAAGGATCACAACCAGTTTGGAGCCCAGCTAAAGAACTTCTACCACCCATAgcagtattattattatccttCGGATAGGGCAAGTCACGCtatgttttcacattttaattgtaatatctctcttctcccccctccttccctccattGATGTCTGAAAGTAGTTTGGGCTCCAAGCCTCACCCCTCGATCTCCATCGGAATGcagaaaagatctttaaaaaagttttgaattcctcaatgatttttcttctagaaagGCGGCTTAGGAtaattatttcagctttattgaGGGCAGATTAGTTGAAGTCTGGATGCTGCGTTTCAATACTCGTTGTACATGCCTTTACAATGTCGGTATTGTTTGCTACTGTGTGTGAACCTATTCAAAATATACACTTTTTAACACCAAGCAAAGTCCTGTCTAAATATACACAGTAAGTCTGGAAAGATGTCCATGACCCGTACAAATCTCTGTAAATCACACTTCCATAGCTACAGAAACTAAACAAAAGAGTTACCAGCTCAAGATGCTGATTAAATCTTCTTAAAAGCAACATACCTAATAATAAATATAGTTGCATGGTAGCAAGGTCTAGCGACCCAGCTAGGTCTTACTGAGGGATGGACTCAAACCACCACGGAGATTTTCCTTGctcccaaccaaaaaaaaaaaaaaaaaaaaaaaaaaaaaagaggaaagaaagaaaataaatctgggTTCAAACCCGCTTTTGCTcgcctccctttcctcctccccgcACAGAAGCTCTGCAAGTTCGGGGCAGAAATTGCGGGGAAAAGGAGAGGTGCGGTGTAAAGCCCCGGCGGGTTTGGGGGTGAGGACTAGCCTCGCAAGGTCGCCGGGTTGCGGAGAAAGGAAGGGGCGAGAGGAGGTGAGGCGAATGGGAGGAAGACAgccagaatgaaagaaaaacaaagtggaGAGACcgaagagaaaggagagggaaagggaaggcgAGAAGGAGCGGGAGGGCGGGGGAAGCAAGGCGTGGGACGGGGGAGGCAGCGAGCGGGCGCCGCCGGAGCCGGGCGCGGAGCCGGGCGCGGAGCCGGGGCGGCCGGAGCGGGTCCGGGCTGGGCGCCCTGCGCGGCTCTCGGCGGAGCCGCCGCGGAACTCCGCGGGCGGCGGATCCCTCCTTCCgcggagaggggcagggagcgggagaggggaggaaaggagaggagagagactCTTCGGGGAACCAGGGCTAAACCCAGCCTGTACTGTATGTGCCTGCTTCTGGGAGGGTCACCGGCGTGAGGATGGGTCTAATGatctcatctttcttttcttccccgGCACTATTAGTGCTCAGATAGGCAGAATGAAGTGAAACTACGTGCAAATCATGTGTAAATTGTCTCAGTTAGGAGCCCTTTATCCGAACGTGTATCCCAGCCTGGCCCATTTACTTTCCCCCCATATCTCCTTTAGCTTTAACGAGGCTCGTTAAGATCACAATAATATTCCACCCTCTAATTGCTCATCCCATTCAACAAATATGTGCACACTGCTTTTCGCATTATTTGATCCCTTATTTAAGAGGGGtgtggagagggaggggggagagacagggagaaggggaagtgCTGAGATTAGGAGTTGCAaagattgaggaaaaaaaaaacaacaacaaaaaaaaccaacaaaaaaaccccaggctTTTCCACCAACCGCCCCGCTTCCCTCCCCCCCGTGCATTTGGGCGAAGTGGTAAGAACCTTCCTTACGTACTCCGTAATGATTGGCAGGGCTGACAGTGATTGGCAGGGGCTGCCATGGCAACGCCACAACGACACTCAGAAGACCAATAGAAAAGcgaaacaaaatgtttcagcgCTGCACTCACTGTGGATTTAGGGGAGATATTATGAGGCTGTTGTCATTAGGGCGATTGCTGTTGAATCACTGAATCCTGActcggcggcggcgcggggccgggtGTGTGTGagtgcgtgcgtgtgtgtgtgtgtgtgtgcgcgcgtgagtgcgtgtgcgtgtgtctGCGTGTGCGTGTGAGTGTGTGTGCCCCCGTGCCTCTATGTGgctgtgtgtgcgtgtgcggGTGTGGATGCGTGCGCGGTGCGTGtgccctttcctcccttcttcctccctttctttcttttctccttgatttATCTCCCCCTCTCCCCGGTCATCCCATGGTGTTCAGGTCCCCGCTAGAGCTTTATCCCACCCATTTCTTCTTGCCAAACTTCGCCGCCGACCCGCACCACCGCTCCCTCCTTCTCgccagcggcggcggcggcagcggcagcggctCGGGCTGCAGCCCCGGTGCCGGCGGCGGTGGAGGCGGCAGCTCCCGGGCACCCCACGAAGAGTTGTCAATGTTTCAGCTGCCCACACTCAACTTCTCCCCGGAGCAAGTGGCCAGCGTCTGCGAGACGCTGGAGGAGACTGGAGACATAGAGAGGCTGGGGAGGTTCCTCTGGTCGCTGCCGGTGGCACCGGGGGCATGCGAGGCCATCAACAAGCACGAGTCCATCCTCCGCGCCCGGGCGGTGGTGGCCTTCCACACGGGCAACTTCCGAGACCTCTACCACATCCTGGAGAACCACAAATTCACCAAGGAGTCCCACGGCAAGTTGCAGGCCATGTGGCTCGAAGCGCACTACCAGGAGGCCGAGAAGCTAAGGGGTCGCCCGCTGGGGCCGGTTGATAAATACAGGGTGAGGAAGAAGTTTCCGCTGCCCAGGACCATTTGGGATGGCGAGCAGAAGACGCACTGCTTCAAGGAGAGGACTCGCAGCCTCCTGAGGGAGTGGTACCTGCAGGACCCTTACCCCAACCCCAGCAAGAAAAGGGAACTGGCTCAGGCCACGGGGCTCACCCCCACGCAAGTAGGCAACTGGTTCAAAAACCGAAGGCAAAGAGACAGAGCAGCGGCGGCTAAAAACAGGTCAGTGGGGCTGCGGGGCCCCGctccggggcggggggcgaggTGGGCGGCGGGGACCCGCGGGCGGCTGCGCTCTGCTCCGCGccgcggctcggctcggctcggcgccCGCCCGGCCGGCACCGcgcctctgcctctcctttcctcctcctcctcctcctcctctccatcaccGCCACCGAGAGAAATCGGTCCCCCCGCCGGGCGGGTAGGTCTCCTCCCGGCAGCCGCAGGGATGCGAcgggggcaggcaggcaggctcaAAGTTGCCTGGCGCGCCCCGAGCCCTGCCCGGGCTCCCCACGGGCTCccggggtgcgggcagggctggggctcacCCGCGGGCGTGGGCAGCTCcgtgcgcgcgcgcgcgcgcgcgcgcgcgtgtgtgtgtgtgtgtgtgtgcgtgtgcgtgtgcggTCGCGGGGCGCAGCGGCTGCGGCGGGGGCAGAGCccggctctccctgcctccctcctcgCAGAGGCTGCCGCGGGGGACGGGAAACCCCACGGCCCCGGGTCGGTGGGCTCCGGTTTTGCTTTCGGCTTGCCGGGATCTGCGTCTGGCGGGGCTCTGGCGCGGTTCCCCCGCCGAAGGGGCCGAGGCGGGCGGTGCGATTCAGAGCGGGTTTCTGCAGAGCAGGCGGCTCCGCTCCAATTGTTCGTGCTCCTCTGCATGCGCGGCGGGACCagcacacgcacacgcacagCCCAGAGCCGCTTGGctcagggagaaaaagggagaaaagcctTTAGGAGGTCGGGaaacctcttttttcccccatccccaTTTCTCTGTTTACACCACATGGCGACCTGGCCCTCCGGTCGTGCGTTTCCCGGGCATTTACGCTTGCATTTATTTGCGTGTCTCTCGgtgtcttttattattattattattattattttttaatttctgctttgccaTGATAAAAGCGAGGcacccttctttctttttttttcctcgtcACCCTCCGTGAAAGTTATTTCGCAAATGAAAATGGACCCTTAATCCAGCTTGAcacactgtttttattttaatttaagtttgGCTACCGCTGTAAGCGTGTAAACAAAACTTCTTGTTCTTGTAAATGCTGTCTCTTAAATTCCTCCTAATTATAGCACTGGTGCTATTGATTCAAGATTCTGTAGGAGAAATGCAACCTAAAAGTGCCTCGccatttaatttccattaaatggaaaacagatcAGCTTAGGActgtaaataaacagaagttGCCTACGGATGCTTTTGTTGACTCAACGCTGTTGACAGCAGATGAATGCACCAGGAATtgtaaatgagagaaaaatcaaagacgCTGAAATTAGACAACTTTAAAATAGTGAGAAATGTAGAAGAAACCGGCtacatttttctggtttttgcaGGCAGTTAAATAGAAAATACCCCGGTGAGAAGCAGTTGAGCGAAGAGTGTATTTTGATTCGCACTGGCAATGCTAGGCGCTAGAGGTTGTGGCTGACTGCTCAGTCCAGGACTTTTAGCTCTTATCCTCGAATCAGGCTTTCTTTGGGTTTCGAGCGGAATAAACGGGCGCAGAGGAATATTCACAACACGCTAGGGAacctaaaaattatttattgcctcttaaaaaaaaaaatgttcaacgGCAGTGTACCCTTAAGTGTTGACGGTGAAAGGACCAGCACTTTAAAGCTAATTTTGGCTTTCACATGGAAAAGGGGCTTAAATTTCGAGCGGAGAGAAGCGCTGTGTTTTACAATCgccctttttaattttattgataGCGCTGTGTCCCCGGGACAGGaccttcctccagccctgccgcAGACCCCAGAGCATTTATCTGTCCCCTGGCAAATATTTAGACAGATATTCGCCAGAGCACAAAATGGGGATCCTGTACGATTCTTCCCCGCTACAGACCGGTCCTTGCAGCTTTCCGCCCTGGCCAAGTGTTTGCGGAGCTCACACAGACATGGTTTTCTCCTAGGCCCGCGGTGCTGCGGGGATGAATAGCTATCCGGGGAAAGGGAAGGCGCTGCTCGTGTTTTTCAAACCACGGGGCAGGGAGCCGCTTCTCCCCCCCGTTCCCGTCCCCGTCCCCTTTCAAACCACGACCCCTATAGTTGTGTTCGCGCTGGgtgccaccccccccccccccccgaggtgGCCTGCCCCGGCGGCGCGGGGAAGCCCCGgcgccggcccggccgcgccCGCAGCGGGGGCAGCGCGGCCCGGGCGGCACGGCTTGGccctgccgcccgccgccgctcccgggCTCCGCGGGGCTCTGCGGGAAGGCGACCGCGCctggccgggccgggccgggccgggggttCCGctccgggccgggccggggcggcggccgTCCCCGGGCGGGCGCGGGGTCGGGCGGGCGCCGTctcggcggcggctgcggcggcggccggTGTCTCAGAGGGGCTGTGCTGTTGTTTTGTCTCCCGGCGCGATGCAGGCTCCAGCACCAGGCGATAGGACAGAGCGGCATGCGGTCGCTGGCAGAGCCCGGCTGCCCGACACACAGCTCGGCCGAGTCTCCGTCCACGGCGGCCAGCCCGACCACCAGCGTCTCCAGTTTGACAGAAAGAGCCGAGACGGGCACCTCCATCCTCTCGGTAACCTCCAGCGACTCGGAATGTGATGTATGATATcggaaaacaaacaaacaaacaaacaaacaaacaagcaaacaaaaaatccaaatccagACAGCCAAGCACCCTCTCCCCGACCCGAGCAAAACAAACCGAGGCAACCTAGAATCAggacacacacacgcatgcacgcacacacacaaccaggaggaaagaaaaggccaAACGCGACCCAAACATAATAGCAAACAAACAGACAGGGATCAGAGAATCCACCACCACCGTCAGCCAACACCACCACCAAGAGATGGAGCTAAAACTTCAACAGTCACAAACGCTGGTGCTGCagcggggggggtggggggcgggaaataataattattatatatataaaaagaaaaaaaaagaaaaaaacacaaagcaaaagtgACAATTGTATTCTTTTTAGGACAAGCACGATTTCTCCTTTGCGCTTTTCCATGGACGCATTTCACCCACTTgcatgatgatgatgattaaaTTTGtatctgggaaaaaatattctctatagtaaaggaaaacaaacagaaaccagaCAAACAAACGCAAACTCCGATCGAATTTGTACAAaaatcaaaaatgaaaaaaaattaaaaaggaactCCTTGAAGAGGGAAATAACAAATGTTTATCGCCTTTTTGTTGGtcctatttctctctctttctctctccctctccctttctctcttttttttttttttgttgttgttggtttggttttttttaagtccaaGTGATGGTCCAGCCAAGatgcaattttctgtttttttgttcaGCAGACAATCATTTTATTCGTAAGCACCTTTTTTTCTACACTTCTGTCACTGCCTGTGTGGGTACTGGTTATAAATGTGGAAAAAGAATAGTTATGACtgtaacagatttttatttttatttcaaaattttatatgAATTATGTATATCTTAATGATGCGGTCATTTTCCCAGTTTGTAATATATGTGTAGAAATGCTTGTATATGATATTTGCTctactctttctttcttcctcccccctctcTGTCTATCTCCCTCCcaccctttctctctctctcctttttattttccttgactCGGTGTTCCTTGCACAAACTTAGCTGTCAAGATCTGACGTGCTAGGTTTTCAAAAGGGACCTCAGcgatagaaaaaaaagaaaaagaaaaaaaaaagcttagggTGCAACTGTAGTTATCTTATGCAAAAGCTATTTTGAGTATTTCATAGCAGCTTTGGGGGGTCTCTTCTTAAACTCCACGTAGGACGCTTAAACTATTGTTTCCTTAACTGCGTGTTTATCTATATGTACAAACTTTCTAAATCAAATACAGTATTCCATTTTCTTATCTATCCAGCGATGTTGGTGTTTTTGTCCGCCACGGAAAAACACGGCCTCCCCGTGGGCCCTTCGCCCCGCACCCtgcgccgccgcggccccgcggggcACGCAGTGCTGCGCGGCCcctgcgccgccgccggcccccgccTTCCCCAGCTCGGCGGGACACCCTGgagggattttgggggggggacgggggacggaGCGACCCTGCGAGGAGGCTGCGGGCAGCAGCGGTGACACCGGGCTGCGatagcggcggcggcggcgcggggcgcggggcACGGCCGTGTCCCTCCGGGTCCCCTCCGCCACCGCGGGCTCCAGcgtttccccccctcccctggtCCTTTTT encodes the following:
- the SIX3 gene encoding homeobox protein SIX3 — encoded protein: MVFRSPLELYPTHFFLPNFAADPHHRSLLLASGGGGSGSGSGCSPGAGGGGGGSSRAPHEELSMFQLPTLNFSPEQVASVCETLEETGDIERLGRFLWSLPVAPGACEAINKHESILRARAVVAFHTGNFRDLYHILENHKFTKESHGKLQAMWLEAHYQEAEKLRGRPLGPVDKYRVRKKFPLPRTIWDGEQKTHCFKERTRSLLREWYLQDPYPNPSKKRELAQATGLTPTQVGNWFKNRRQRDRAAAAKNRLQHQAIGQSGMRSLAEPGCPTHSSAESPSTAASPTTSVSSLTERAETGTSILSVTSSDSECDV